One segment of Pandoraea pnomenusa DNA contains the following:
- a CDS encoding alpha/beta hydrolase: protein MNDVTRREPLDPELAAIVSAMRAANVPPPFSGSPEQARERMRKSIMAARERTQLPVIGEVEDLTAESEGNRVPVRVYRPRNERGGLPTVIFFHGGGFVLGSVELMDDIARKLCRDINAVVVSVDYRLAPEHPFPAAHEDALIATRWAVRNAAMLGGDASRVAVAGESAGANLATSAALSLRACGVRLAAQLLIVPGVDMARDVAPIAAKGVDFPMLSPSDLQDISRLYMGALADRATQFPPSPLRAVDLHGMPATLIAVAGHDPLQDEGIAYAQRLKASNVPVQLLRFEDMFHPFFGFFAASHAANRANDIICHTFSLWLEQHALRRDQ, encoded by the coding sequence ATGAACGACGTCACACGGCGAGAACCGCTGGACCCCGAGCTGGCGGCCATCGTATCGGCCATGCGCGCGGCAAACGTGCCGCCTCCGTTTTCCGGGTCACCAGAGCAGGCTCGTGAGCGCATGCGCAAAAGCATCATGGCCGCGCGCGAACGCACGCAGTTGCCGGTAATCGGCGAAGTGGAAGACCTCACTGCCGAGTCGGAGGGCAACCGTGTTCCGGTGCGCGTCTACCGTCCTCGAAACGAGAGGGGCGGTTTGCCGACAGTAATTTTTTTTCATGGCGGTGGATTTGTCCTCGGTAGTGTCGAGCTGATGGACGACATTGCACGCAAGCTTTGCCGGGACATCAATGCGGTAGTTGTATCGGTCGATTATCGACTCGCGCCGGAACATCCTTTTCCGGCGGCCCATGAAGACGCCCTTATTGCAACGCGTTGGGCGGTCCGCAATGCCGCGATGCTAGGTGGCGACGCCTCCCGGGTCGCGGTGGCGGGGGAGAGCGCCGGTGCAAATCTGGCGACGTCGGCGGCCTTGTCGTTGCGCGCGTGCGGCGTTCGTCTTGCCGCTCAACTTCTGATCGTGCCGGGGGTCGACATGGCCCGTGACGTTGCACCGATAGCGGCGAAGGGAGTCGACTTTCCGATGCTGTCGCCCTCGGATTTGCAGGACATCTCACGGCTCTATATGGGCGCTTTGGCCGATCGTGCGACGCAGTTCCCCCCTTCGCCGTTGCGCGCGGTCGATCTGCATGGCATGCCTGCGACGTTGATCGCCGTTGCGGGGCATGACCCGCTTCAAGACGAAGGCATTGCCTACGCGCAGCGTCTCAAGGCCTCCAATGTGCCGGTGCAACTGCTGCGTTTCGAGGACATGTTCCATCCGTTCTTCGGCTTCTTCGCGGCATCGCATGCGGCGAACCGTGCCAACGACATCATTTGTCACACGTTTTCGCTGTGGCTTGAACAGCATGCGTTACGCCGCGATCAGTGA
- a CDS encoding fumarylacetoacetate hydrolase family protein codes for MRYVSFVKNGKAALGVRDGEAIRVLGSESLESLLARGVDLIAYGREQANQERVDAENVVFLPPLARPPKIICIGLNYADHTKESQYEQPDYPTIFLRVATSLVGHEQPLVRPAVPDSRGLDFEGEIAAVLGKGGRHIAREDALACVAGYTVFNDASVREYQFKSPQWTVGKNFDGTGPFGPDLVTADELPPGAKGLRLETRLNGEVVQSASTDDMIFDVAELISILSEGITLEPGDVIVTGTPSGIGWARTPKLFMKHGDVCEVSVEGIGTLRNTVIDEATL; via the coding sequence ATGCGTTATGTATCGTTCGTGAAAAACGGAAAGGCTGCGCTGGGCGTGCGCGATGGAGAGGCCATTCGCGTGCTGGGCAGCGAATCGCTGGAGTCGTTGCTGGCACGCGGCGTCGACCTCATCGCCTATGGCCGCGAGCAAGCGAACCAGGAAAGGGTCGACGCTGAAAATGTCGTATTCCTGCCGCCGCTTGCTCGACCGCCCAAGATTATTTGCATCGGGCTCAACTACGCGGATCACACGAAGGAAAGTCAGTACGAGCAGCCGGACTATCCGACGATCTTTCTTCGCGTAGCGACGAGTCTTGTCGGGCATGAGCAGCCATTGGTAAGGCCAGCGGTACCGGACAGTCGGGGCCTTGACTTCGAAGGCGAAATCGCCGCCGTGCTCGGCAAGGGTGGTCGGCATATCGCCAGGGAGGACGCGCTGGCGTGCGTGGCGGGCTATACAGTTTTCAACGATGCGTCGGTTCGGGAATACCAGTTCAAGTCGCCGCAGTGGACCGTCGGTAAGAATTTCGACGGCACCGGTCCGTTCGGCCCGGACCTTGTGACGGCTGACGAACTGCCGCCGGGCGCGAAGGGATTGCGTCTTGAAACACGCCTGAATGGCGAAGTGGTCCAATCCGCCAGTACCGACGACATGATTTTCGACGTCGCGGAACTCATCAGCATTTTGAGCGAAGGCATCACCCTGGAGCCGGGCGATGTCATCGTGACCGGAACGCCGTCGGGTATCGGTTGGGCACGCACGCCCAAGCTTTTCATGAAGCATGGCGATGTTTGTGAAGTCAGTGTGGAAGGGATCGGCACGCTTCGAAACACCGTTATCGACGAGGCGACCCTTTAA
- a CDS encoding FAD-dependent monooxygenase codes for MQWDVIVVGGGPSGLTMAAELAGSGVKTLVLERRTEGVQSRAGTILPRVLELFDARGIADRLIRKTRDIVDYPFRPTHIWAGFHPIEWKYLETRFGFTLGLPQNMTEEVLWEWATECGAVVQRGAEVRDVIELGDGVELEVADPAGRFSTLRARYVVGADGGRSVVRSKLGLPFDGHSGTFRGIVVDAELEAPWPGGRINVDNEMGWIRGYIFGDGITRFNIVHRDRRHAEKGEPVTLDEVLQCLRDVHGTDYGIKSFRWASRFDDQMRAVPTLRQGRVFLVGESARIHYPASGVGMNFCLQDAFNLGWKLANVINGAADDETLDTYDTERLPVMRRLLDSVQAQCALQFNFSAEAVVLKRRMQEQVIPLPDVQRKLVLELCGLETPYPRDPDAHPLTGHRCPDVDLMLLDGRSVAITETLRKREFVLIDLEGFGRQFASLDVGGRPVSVLQARAARIPASLDGIKGLLVRPDGYVAWASETPAGNDEIERQLKKWLRR; via the coding sequence ATGCAGTGGGATGTGATTGTTGTCGGCGGAGGCCCGTCCGGCTTGACGATGGCCGCGGAGTTGGCCGGCTCCGGCGTGAAGACACTTGTCCTTGAGCGACGCACCGAAGGCGTGCAGTCGCGTGCCGGCACGATCTTGCCCCGTGTTCTCGAGCTGTTCGATGCCCGGGGAATTGCCGATCGCCTGATCCGCAAAACGCGCGACATCGTGGACTATCCATTTCGGCCAACGCACATCTGGGCTGGGTTTCATCCTATCGAGTGGAAGTACCTCGAAACGCGCTTCGGTTTCACGCTGGGCTTGCCTCAGAACATGACAGAAGAGGTGCTGTGGGAGTGGGCCACGGAGTGCGGCGCGGTCGTGCAACGGGGTGCGGAAGTTCGAGACGTGATTGAACTGGGCGATGGCGTCGAGCTTGAGGTCGCGGACCCGGCGGGGCGCTTCTCGACGCTGCGCGCCCGATATGTCGTTGGGGCGGACGGCGGGCGCAGCGTCGTACGCTCGAAGCTGGGTCTGCCGTTCGACGGCCATTCCGGAACGTTCCGCGGCATCGTCGTGGATGCCGAGCTTGAGGCTCCGTGGCCCGGAGGACGTATTAACGTCGACAACGAGATGGGGTGGATTCGCGGCTACATATTTGGTGACGGCATCACGCGATTCAACATCGTGCATCGTGATCGAAGGCATGCCGAGAAGGGCGAGCCGGTCACCCTGGACGAGGTGTTGCAGTGTCTGCGCGACGTGCATGGCACCGACTACGGCATCAAGTCATTTCGCTGGGCTTCGCGCTTCGACGATCAGATGCGGGCGGTGCCGACGCTTAGACAGGGGCGCGTTTTCCTGGTGGGCGAGTCCGCCAGAATTCATTACCCGGCCAGCGGCGTCGGCATGAACTTCTGCTTGCAAGACGCCTTCAATCTCGGCTGGAAGTTGGCCAACGTCATCAACGGTGCGGCGGACGACGAAACGCTGGACACATACGACACCGAGCGTCTACCGGTCATGCGTCGGCTGCTCGATAGTGTCCAGGCGCAATGTGCGCTGCAGTTCAACTTCAGCGCCGAGGCGGTCGTCCTCAAACGGCGGATGCAGGAGCAGGTGATTCCGCTGCCCGACGTGCAACGGAAGTTGGTGCTGGAACTGTGCGGTCTCGAGACCCCCTATCCACGCGACCCGGACGCTCACCCATTGACCGGTCACCGTTGCCCCGATGTCGATCTGATGCTGCTGGACGGTCGCTCTGTAGCGATCACGGAAACGCTGCGCAAACGCGAGTTTGTGCTCATCGATCTGGAGGGTTTCGGGCGCCAGTTCGCGTCGCTCGACGTGGGCGGCCGGCCAGTGAGCGTGCTCCAGGCACGCGCCGCTCGCATTCCCGCGTCGCTGGACGGGATCAAGGGACTGCTGGTGCGCCCGGATGGCTATGTGGCGTGGGCAAGCGAAACCCCGGCCGGTAATGACGAAATCGAACGTCAACTGAAAAAGTGGCTAAGGCGGTGA
- a CDS encoding VOC family protein has product MTRASTTFPRAAVHSIDHFALNVPSLDDAHRFFDAFGLTVSRTGSQGGELEIRATDGHRWARVLAGDGKSMAYLSFNCYPDDLASLRQQTISAGATDVASVQGNADAGFWFRDPDGNLVQVQVGPKTSPDSKIVRTERGVPADIRGALTRNEVARVRPRRLSHVLLFTPDVLQAVAFYERALGLRLSDKSLDLIAFTHAPHGCDHHLVAFAKSSARGWHHSSWDVDSVDLVGEGAAQMAAAGYAKGWGTGRHVLGSNYFHYVEDPWGSFCEYSADIDFVSAGRDWPAGDFAPENSLYLWGPAVPENFTQNSEA; this is encoded by the coding sequence ATGACCAGAGCTTCAACGACGTTTCCGCGAGCCGCGGTGCATTCGATCGATCATTTTGCCCTCAACGTACCGTCGCTTGACGACGCGCATCGCTTCTTCGATGCCTTCGGTCTGACGGTAAGCCGTACCGGATCTCAGGGCGGCGAGCTAGAGATCAGGGCAACTGACGGGCATCGATGGGCGAGGGTACTGGCCGGCGACGGAAAATCGATGGCGTATCTCAGCTTTAACTGTTATCCGGACGATCTGGCGTCGCTTCGCCAACAGACAATCTCGGCCGGCGCCACCGACGTCGCGTCGGTGCAAGGAAATGCGGACGCCGGTTTTTGGTTTCGCGATCCCGACGGGAATCTTGTTCAAGTGCAAGTCGGGCCGAAGACCAGTCCTGACAGTAAGATTGTACGAACGGAGCGTGGTGTTCCTGCGGACATTCGCGGCGCACTCACCCGGAATGAGGTGGCACGCGTGAGACCGCGGCGACTGTCACACGTGCTATTGTTCACGCCCGATGTCCTACAGGCAGTCGCCTTCTACGAGCGAGCGCTGGGACTTCGCTTGTCGGACAAGTCTTTGGATCTCATTGCGTTCACGCATGCGCCGCACGGGTGCGATCATCATTTGGTGGCTTTCGCCAAAAGCAGTGCGCGCGGCTGGCATCACTCGTCGTGGGATGTCGATAGTGTCGATCTCGTCGGCGAGGGGGCGGCCCAGATGGCCGCCGCCGGATATGCGAAGGGGTGGGGGACAGGAAGACACGTGCTGGGATCGAACTATTTCCACTATGTAGAGGATCCGTGGGGTTCGTTCTGCGAGTACTCGGCCGACATCGATTTTGTGTCAGCCGGGCGAGACTGGCCCGCCGGAGATTTCGCCCCTGAGAACTCGTTGTACCTTTGGGGGCCGGCCGTGCCAGAGAATTTCACTCAAAACTCCGAAGCGTAG
- a CDS encoding flavin reductase family protein, producing MSALPDPTDPTDPTDPAVAAAFRATLRRMASTVTIVTASDGERRHGMTMTAVTSLSLDPPSLLICVNRSTLLHEILMGARHFCVNVLRHDQADVSTAFSGAASPETRFFVGRWGTHPLGVDYLDTAQSNVFCRRSAALPYGTHTIFIGAVEDVRAGERGDVSSARDDGSHREQGDDRPLLYCNAAYC from the coding sequence ATGTCCGCATTACCTGATCCCACCGATCCCACCGATCCCACCGATCCCGCTGTTGCCGCGGCCTTTCGGGCGACGCTGCGCCGCATGGCCTCCACCGTGACCATCGTCACCGCCAGCGATGGCGAGCGCAGGCATGGCATGACCATGACCGCCGTCACGTCGCTTTCGCTCGATCCTCCCTCGCTGCTGATCTGCGTGAATCGCTCGACACTGCTGCACGAGATCCTGATGGGCGCGCGGCACTTCTGCGTCAACGTGCTGCGGCACGATCAGGCCGACGTGTCGACCGCCTTCAGCGGCGCCGCGTCGCCGGAAACGCGATTCTTCGTCGGACGTTGGGGAACGCATCCGCTTGGCGTCGACTACCTCGACACGGCGCAATCCAACGTCTTTTGCCGCAGATCCGCGGCATTGCCCTACGGCACTCACACGATTTTCATCGGCGCTGTCGAGGACGTTCGCGCAGGCGAGCGTGGTGACGTCTCGTCGGCTCGCGACGATGGCAGCCATCGCGAACAGGGCGACGATCGACCGCTGCTGTATTGCAATGCGGCGTACTGCTGA
- a CDS encoding acyl-CoA dehydrogenase family protein — MVEAQDIEVACVAGAVDASNAGTAAMRANLYALGGEIRARAAQVETERRVPMSSIEALRGIGYFDIVKPKAFGGSEQDFATLVDLNIDLAKWCASTAWVAGLLAAHQWLVGSFPEQAQRDVWGQTPDALVCGSYAPACHAEAVDGGYRLSGRWSFASGCDCAQWSLCAAILPPQGTREMPAPAFLLVPESDYVIDDTWHVVGLAGTGSKTLVLDNVFVPAHRVLFFSETTSGLTPGAKLYPHKRDYALPMLSMIPSCLASVSVGAALGALEDYLERTSRRVTRGAVAGGHNRMAEFATIQLRVAEASASADAARMILLSDLRERQNTVRSGESISVEERIHSRRGQAFAVSLAIRATEALNASTGGQGLDLSHPVQRAWRDANAVGRHISMNWDTVGTMYGQMALGLDPKGQY; from the coding sequence ATGGTGGAAGCACAAGACATCGAGGTGGCATGCGTCGCCGGGGCAGTCGACGCTTCGAATGCAGGAACGGCGGCAATGCGGGCGAACCTTTATGCCCTGGGGGGCGAAATTCGCGCGCGCGCCGCGCAAGTCGAGACCGAGCGCCGCGTGCCGATGTCGTCGATCGAGGCGCTTCGGGGCATCGGCTATTTCGATATCGTCAAACCGAAGGCGTTCGGCGGCAGCGAGCAGGATTTCGCCACGTTGGTCGATCTCAATATCGATCTGGCGAAGTGGTGTGCATCGACGGCGTGGGTGGCCGGCTTGCTGGCCGCGCACCAATGGCTGGTCGGATCCTTCCCGGAGCAGGCGCAACGTGACGTCTGGGGGCAGACCCCGGATGCGCTCGTGTGCGGCTCCTACGCGCCGGCATGCCATGCCGAAGCCGTCGATGGCGGCTATCGCCTCAGTGGGCGATGGAGTTTCGCGAGCGGTTGCGATTGCGCCCAGTGGTCGCTGTGCGCCGCGATCCTGCCGCCCCAGGGCACGCGCGAAATGCCGGCGCCGGCCTTCCTGCTCGTGCCCGAGTCCGACTATGTCATCGACGATACCTGGCATGTCGTCGGCCTCGCGGGCACAGGCAGCAAGACATTGGTACTGGATAACGTTTTCGTACCGGCGCATCGTGTGCTGTTCTTCTCCGAGACCACTTCGGGGCTGACGCCGGGCGCGAAACTGTACCCGCACAAGCGCGATTACGCGCTGCCGATGCTCTCGATGATCCCGTCGTGTCTCGCCTCGGTATCGGTGGGGGCCGCCCTGGGCGCCCTGGAAGACTATCTGGAGCGCACCAGCCGACGCGTGACGCGCGGTGCGGTGGCGGGTGGGCATAACCGCATGGCCGAGTTCGCGACGATTCAGCTGCGGGTGGCTGAAGCCTCCGCCAGCGCCGATGCCGCAAGGATGATCCTCTTGTCCGACCTGCGAGAACGCCAGAACACCGTGCGCAGCGGCGAGAGCATATCGGTGGAGGAGCGCATCCACAGTCGACGCGGGCAAGCCTTCGCGGTGTCGCTGGCGATTCGTGCCACCGAGGCACTCAACGCGTCGACGGGCGGTCAGGGACTCGACCTGTCGCACCCGGTGCAACGTGCATGGCGCGACGCCAACGCGGTCGGCCGGCACATCAGCATGAACTGGGACACCGTGGGCACGATGTACGGACAAATGGCGCTTGGGCTCGATCCCAAGGGGCAGTACTGA
- a CDS encoding MFS transporter — MQANRKASRPLAQWGLVVTLTLMTMLAQIDKNILVLMVAPIQRDFGVSDVQISFLIGAAFAVANIVVGLPAGWLADRFDRRLIVAAGVMVWSLAVAANATASTFAVLVAARVIVGGAEALIPPSSYSLIRDGVDDRRRARALSVYTMALMVGTGLSLVLGGPMMSAIQSSGMTSIPVLGDVSAWQMTLFLIGLAGVPMSLMIFLNKEPGRQRDSAANQRQDAQRIYAYLWAHRAIFGPLFVFVVANAIITFGLAAWLPTVIVRRFHLGMKEIGLIQGAVLLIMGPLGLWVAGLAMERKGAALAGVARVGMVTSIAVAILTVTLALTDTLSTFWVIDALVVLFSWTFMSVASTIVARVVPTQSVGIVMAIVLVLNGLLGQGLSPTLIALVGHFGFDGNSNALPNALAVVFAVSGVIAFVASVALSRSLSRSDSTLPVVATSP, encoded by the coding sequence ATGCAGGCGAATCGCAAGGCGAGCAGGCCGCTCGCCCAGTGGGGGCTGGTCGTCACTTTGACGTTGATGACCATGCTGGCCCAGATCGACAAGAACATCCTGGTGCTGATGGTCGCGCCGATCCAGCGAGACTTCGGTGTGAGCGATGTACAGATCAGCTTTCTGATCGGTGCGGCATTTGCCGTCGCAAATATCGTGGTGGGGCTGCCGGCAGGTTGGCTGGCAGATCGATTTGACCGTCGCCTGATCGTTGCCGCGGGCGTGATGGTGTGGTCGCTGGCGGTCGCCGCCAATGCCACGGCGTCAACCTTCGCGGTTCTGGTCGCCGCCCGTGTAATCGTCGGCGGGGCCGAGGCACTGATTCCGCCTTCTTCCTATTCTCTGATTCGTGACGGTGTGGACGACCGCCGCCGGGCACGTGCACTTTCCGTCTACACAATGGCGTTGATGGTAGGGACCGGACTATCACTGGTGCTTGGCGGGCCGATGATGAGCGCCATCCAGTCATCCGGCATGACGTCCATTCCCGTACTGGGCGATGTGTCCGCATGGCAGATGACGTTGTTTCTGATCGGTCTGGCTGGCGTGCCCATGAGCCTGATGATCTTTTTGAACAAGGAGCCCGGCCGCCAGCGCGACAGTGCCGCGAACCAACGTCAGGACGCGCAGCGAATCTATGCGTACCTCTGGGCCCATCGGGCCATCTTCGGACCGCTGTTCGTCTTCGTCGTGGCCAACGCCATCATTACGTTCGGTCTGGCGGCCTGGCTACCGACGGTGATTGTTCGTCGCTTTCACCTCGGTATGAAGGAAATCGGTCTGATTCAGGGCGCGGTGTTGCTGATCATGGGGCCGCTCGGACTGTGGGTCGCGGGCCTTGCGATGGAGCGTAAGGGGGCTGCACTCGCGGGTGTCGCTCGGGTGGGGATGGTGACGAGCATTGCCGTTGCGATTCTCACGGTGACCCTCGCATTGACGGATACGTTGTCCACGTTCTGGGTAATCGACGCGCTGGTCGTGCTCTTTTCCTGGACGTTCATGTCTGTTGCCTCGACCATCGTAGCGCGCGTCGTACCCACGCAATCCGTCGGCATCGTCATGGCGATCGTGCTCGTACTGAATGGGCTGCTTGGCCAGGGACTGTCGCCAACGCTGATCGCCCTCGTCGGACATTTTGGGTTCGACGGCAATTCGAACGCTTTGCCCAATGCGCTCGCCGTCGTGTTCGCGGTTTCGGGCGTGATCGCGTTCGTTGCCTCCGTGGCGCTGAGTCGCAGCCTTTCGCGCAGCGATAGCACGTTGCCGGTGGTAGCGACGTCGCCTTGA
- a CDS encoding porin, with protein MKSIKIKFISTTIFFIASFSVHAQSSVTLSGLLGMGVSYTSNASAVGSGALFQASNTHAVPFFAMSGKEAIDGDTSAVFRLSRYAFVNNGTDAPFESFVGLSSASKGTLTMGSMYDLLADLVPFTSERYTSLLATHPGNLDRTVGNSLNNSFKYKSPVFGGFQFGVMYGFGQAGSTTNTGRVVGAEVAYAAGPWQSIAVWESVNGVPYTPGLKLGVSTLYGIDFTKTPTASVFQNQNTGTVGVAYVDDGWRLMGNYSYTRLSAAGASATAQSIDVGAYKYVTTRTRIGGGYSYTKLDSYKWNQFHAHIDYALSKRTSLYVLGVLQLAGSGQFAVLRNQPPASASHQAVLEAGITHFF; from the coding sequence ATGAAGTCGATCAAAATAAAATTTATTAGTACTACGATATTTTTCATTGCGAGTTTTTCCGTGCATGCGCAATCGAGCGTCACGCTTTCCGGCTTACTCGGGATGGGCGTTTCGTACACCAGCAATGCCAGCGCTGTGGGTAGCGGTGCCCTGTTCCAGGCCAGCAACACGCACGCGGTACCGTTCTTCGCGATGTCGGGAAAGGAGGCCATCGACGGTGATACGTCCGCGGTATTTCGCTTGAGCCGATACGCATTCGTGAACAATGGAACCGACGCCCCGTTCGAGAGCTTCGTGGGACTGAGCTCCGCGAGCAAGGGGACGCTGACGATGGGCTCGATGTACGACCTGTTGGCCGATCTGGTGCCCTTTACGTCGGAGCGTTACACATCGCTTCTGGCGACACACCCGGGCAATCTCGACCGGACCGTCGGCAATTCCTTGAACAACTCGTTCAAGTACAAGTCTCCGGTCTTCGGCGGGTTCCAGTTCGGCGTGATGTACGGATTCGGCCAGGCGGGCTCGACGACCAACACGGGACGCGTCGTTGGTGCTGAGGTCGCTTACGCGGCCGGTCCGTGGCAATCGATTGCTGTTTGGGAATCGGTCAACGGTGTGCCGTACACCCCGGGACTGAAGCTTGGTGTGTCGACGCTGTACGGCATCGATTTTACGAAGACACCCACGGCTTCGGTATTTCAGAACCAGAACACCGGCACGGTCGGCGTGGCGTATGTCGACGACGGCTGGCGTCTCATGGGTAACTACAGCTACACACGCTTGTCTGCGGCCGGTGCTTCGGCCACGGCCCAATCGATTGACGTAGGCGCCTACAAATATGTGACGACCCGCACGCGAATCGGTGGCGGCTACTCGTACACGAAGCTCGACTCGTACAAGTGGAATCAATTCCACGCGCACATCGACTACGCGCTTTCCAAACGCACCAGTCTCTACGTCCTCGGCGTGCTTCAGCTCGCGGGATCGGGGCAGTTTGCCGTGCTTCGAAATCAACCACCCGCATCTGCTTCGCATCAAGCGGTGCTTGAGGCTGGTATTACGCACTTCTTTTGA
- a CDS encoding MarR family winged helix-turn-helix transcriptional regulator encodes MSPFWPERFQAAGERRTRSLGVTILSFANVAITNNANEIVALIEFVNQKDEPSNMHKLTNSFPYLLNRVGVRMGELFSRRIEPYGVTLPMYRVMAALSEVPGQRLGDLCVMTTVELSTLSRLIGTMEKMNLVSRSRLEGNARTVAIHLTNEGATLLESLMPIAKHYEDVATSQLSRSAIEALKKTLTDIYNVLDIIEDELPEPTAREKPGKTSRRK; translated from the coding sequence GTGTCTCCATTCTGGCCCGAGCGATTTCAGGCGGCAGGCGAGCGTCGTACGCGCTCTCTTGGCGTGACTATACTTTCATTTGCAAATGTTGCAATAACAAATAATGCAAACGAAATTGTTGCGCTGATAGAATTCGTCAATCAAAAAGATGAGCCGTCGAACATGCACAAGCTGACCAACTCGTTCCCTTACCTGCTGAACCGGGTCGGTGTACGGATGGGGGAACTGTTCTCACGTCGCATCGAGCCGTACGGCGTTACCCTTCCCATGTACCGAGTCATGGCAGCGCTGTCGGAGGTGCCGGGGCAACGTCTCGGAGATTTGTGCGTGATGACGACCGTGGAACTCTCCACGCTCTCGCGCCTGATCGGCACGATGGAGAAGATGAATCTCGTGTCGCGTAGCCGGTTGGAAGGCAATGCGCGCACGGTGGCGATCCACCTGACGAATGAAGGGGCGACGCTGCTGGAATCACTGATGCCGATTGCGAAGCACTATGAAGATGTAGCCACCAGTCAGCTCTCCCGATCGGCGATCGAAGCCCTGAAGAAAACGCTGACGGATATTTACAACGTGCTCGACATCATCGAGGACGAATTACCGGAGCCCACGGCGCGCGAGAAGCCTGGCAAGACATCTCGCAGGAAGTGA
- a CDS encoding amidohydrolase family protein, which translates to MNKRRLLLKGGWVLSMDPAIGDLRVGDVLIEGDSILAVSPKIGNVDAECIDAQGTIVLPGFVDTHRHTWQSCVRHRYADIDPQIYFAEMLGAKGAAFRPEDVHVATMLGAVAALEGGITTMLDWSHVQNSPEHADAAITGLRDANIRGVFAHGWPLVDGASWMFDSQRRHPDDIRRLRKRYFSSDDQLLTLAMAARGPEMARREVWLDDLRLARELGIRSSIHMGAYARNGTVRAIAQMHDAGVLGDDLTFVHCCFSGADEIAMMADAGVSASLGVHCELNAQGIGDIPFDRLLAVGIRPSLSGDTETKCSGDMFTQMRHAFAYYRSWMGGNHSRVPNAPATLSMRDVLEFATIAGARANGLDHKVGSLTPGKQADIVMIRGDDLNLTPVSDAIGAVVLAAHPGNVDSVFVGGRAMKRRGQMIGVDLDVLRARARASQQYILELK; encoded by the coding sequence ATGAACAAACGACGACTTCTGCTCAAAGGCGGATGGGTGCTGAGCATGGACCCGGCGATCGGTGATCTGCGCGTGGGTGACGTGCTGATCGAAGGGGATAGCATTCTTGCCGTCTCCCCGAAAATCGGCAATGTCGACGCCGAATGCATCGATGCGCAAGGCACGATCGTGCTGCCCGGGTTTGTCGACACCCATCGCCATACGTGGCAAAGCTGTGTGCGTCATCGCTACGCGGACATCGACCCGCAAATCTACTTTGCCGAAATGCTGGGCGCAAAGGGCGCTGCGTTTCGCCCGGAGGACGTACACGTCGCCACGATGCTCGGTGCCGTCGCTGCGCTCGAAGGCGGCATTACGACGATGCTGGATTGGTCTCATGTTCAGAACAGCCCGGAGCACGCGGACGCTGCGATCACGGGATTGCGCGACGCCAACATTCGCGGCGTGTTCGCACACGGCTGGCCGCTGGTGGATGGCGCCTCGTGGATGTTCGATAGCCAGCGGAGGCATCCGGACGATATTCGTCGCTTGCGAAAACGATATTTCTCATCCGACGATCAACTGCTCACATTGGCAATGGCGGCGCGCGGGCCGGAGATGGCCCGACGCGAGGTCTGGCTGGACGATCTTCGCCTCGCCCGCGAGCTCGGCATTCGATCGAGCATTCACATGGGAGCCTACGCGCGCAACGGCACTGTTAGAGCCATCGCGCAAATGCACGATGCCGGGGTGTTGGGCGACGACCTGACGTTTGTGCATTGTTGCTTCTCGGGCGCAGACGAGATTGCCATGATGGCTGACGCTGGTGTAAGCGCGTCGCTCGGTGTGCATTGCGAACTGAACGCGCAAGGTATCGGCGATATCCCATTCGACCGCTTGCTGGCGGTGGGCATACGGCCAAGCCTGAGTGGCGACACCGAGACCAAGTGTTCGGGCGACATGTTTACGCAGATGCGTCATGCGTTTGCATACTACCGCTCCTGGATGGGCGGAAACCATTCGCGAGTTCCTAACGCGCCCGCAACGCTTTCGATGCGAGATGTTTTGGAATTCGCCACGATAGCGGGCGCAAGGGCCAACGGACTTGATCACAAAGTGGGATCGCTCACACCGGGCAAGCAGGCCGACATAGTCATGATTCGCGGCGATGACCTCAATCTCACGCCTGTTTCCGACGCCATCGGGGCTGTCGTCCTTGCCGCACATCCGGGCAATGTGGATTCGGTATTCGTCGGCGGGCGTGCCATGAAACGGCGAGGTCAGATGATAGGCGTCGACCTTGATGTCCTGAGAGCGCGGGCGCGGGCTTCCCAACAATACATTCTCGAATTGAAATGA